From the Streptomonospora nanhaiensis genome, the window TGGTGGCCGGTGTGCGGACGCCCCCAACCCGCTGTGCGCGGCGGCCCGTGCCGACCTCCTTTGCGGGAACCGCGAAACCGGGTGCAGGGTGGGGGTATGGACGACGAGTTCGAGGCCGTGCTCGGCGCGGTCGGCCCCCGGCTGCGCGCCCTGCGGCGGCGCAGCGGGGCGACCCTGGCCGCGCTGTCGAAGGCCACCGGCATCTCCGTCAGCACCCTGTCCCGCCTGGAGTCCGGGCGGCGCAGGCCGGGCCTGGACCTCCTGCTCCCGCTCGCCCGCGCCTACCGGATGCCGCTGGACGACCTTGTCGGGGCCCCCGCCGCCGCGGACCCGCGGCTGTACCCCCGGCCCTTCACCCACAACGGCATGGCCGTCGTCCCGCTGACGCGCGGACCCGGCGGCCTGCAGGCGTTCAAACGGGTGCTCCCGGCGGGGCCGAGCGACCGCGCACCCGGGCCCCGGTCGCACGAGGGCCACCACTGGCTCTGCGTCCTCAGCGGGCGGCTGCGCCTGGGCCTGGGCGACCGGCACCTCGTCCTGGCCGCCGGCGAGGCCGCCGAGTTCGACACCCGCCTGCCGCACTGGTTCGACAACGCCGGCCCCCGCCCGGTGGAGCTGCTGAGCGTCGTCGGCCCCCAGGGCGAGCGGTTCCGCGTGCGGGCGCGCCACCGGCCCGCCTGACCCGCGGCGCCGCGCCCGCCCTCAAGGCCGGCGGAGCCGGGCGCGCGCGGACACGGGAGCGCCCGGCACCCAGGGGGTGCCGGGCGCGGTCCGGCGCCGGTGCGGAAGGCGCGCCGGACCCCGGTCACCCCGCCGCGTGCCACTTGCGCAGCGTGTCCCGGCAGGGCTCGTTGGCGTAGGTCAGCGGGATGTGCGGCACGAACAGCACCGACGACGGCACCCGGCGGGGGTCGAGCCGGCGGCTCAGCCACGCGCGCAGCTCCGGCGCGCCGGCCTCCGCGGCGGCTCCGGGCGCGGTGACCACGGCGGTGTGCAGGGTCGCCCCGCCGGTGGAGTCCGGGACGTCGAAGGTCGCCGACTCCAGCACCGCCGGATGCTCCTGGAGCCAGGAGTCCACCTCGGCGGCGAACACGACCTCGCCCGCGATCTCCATGGCGTCGCTCGCCCGGCCCAGGAGGGTGAGGAGGCCGTCCGCGTCGAGGAAGCCGACGTCGCCCGTGCGCAGCCAGCCGTCCCGCAGCGCGTGGGCGGTGGCCTCGGGGCGCCTCCAGTACTCGGTGGTCAGCCTGGGGCTGTGCACCCAGATCTCGCCCCGCTCGCCCGGCTCGCGGGGGCGGCCGCGCGGGTCGCGCACCTCCACGCGCACACCGGGCAGGGGCCGGCCCGCGCTCCGGCGGACCTCGAAGGAGCCGTCGGCGTAGTCCTCGGGCTCCAGGCGCGCCACCGATCCGGCCTCGGTCTGGCCGTACCCGGCGCGCACGATCGGCCCGAACCGGTCCACGGCCCGGCTGAGCAGCGCCGGCGAGGTGGCGGCGGTGGCGCTGAGCACGGAGCGCAGGTGCGGGAAGCGCCGCGCCGCCGACCCGTCCAGGTGGTCCAGCAGCAGGCGCAGCTCGTAGGGCGACAGGACCAGATGGGTGGCCTTCTGCTCGGCGAGGACGGCGGCGACCTCGGGGGGGTCGAATCCGGGCAGGGTGATGAGCCGGCCCCCGGCCGCCACGGCGGCGTCGCCGAGGGCGCGCCCGAGCCCCGTGAGCCGGCCGGTCTTGAGCAGCCGCGGCGGGGCGCCGCCCGCGAGTAGTTCCCGCACCCCGGGGGCGGTGCGCGGCGGGCCGGCGCGGAAGCGGCGCAGCACGGGCTTGGCGCGGCCGGTGGTCCCCCCGGTCAGCGTGATCCGGTTGGGATCGCCCGGCCGCGCCCGGGGCGGGAAGGGCGCGGCCGAGAGCGCGGCGGCGGTGCCCAGGAGGTCGGTCCCGGGGCCGGGCCCGAGGGTGAGCAGGCGGACGCCCGGCAGCGCCGCGAGGTCGGGCAGGCGGGTGCGGCGCACGCCCCCGGGGTCGGCGATGGCGAGGCAGGCTCCGCACTCGGCGATGAGCCCGGCCTGGTCGGCGAAGGGGAGGGTGTCGGGGATTTCGACCTGGCCGCCGCCCGTCAGTTCCACCGCGTGGGCGAGGAGGTGGAGGCGGCTGGTCATCGAGCCGATCAGGGCGGCGATCCGCCCGGGCCCGTGGCCCAGGCCGGCGAGGGCGCGGGCGAGCCGGCGGATCGTGTCGAGGGCCTGGCCGGCGGTGAGGCCGCCGCGGCGGTCGTGCAGGACCACGCGGTCGCGGTCGCGCTCCAGTTCGGCGATGAAGGGGGTCAACGGCGGGCTCCTTCGGAGGAGGCGTGCGGTCGGGGGGCGGCCGCGCTCGCGGGGTAGGACAGGCCGGGGCTGCCGTCGTCGGCGGAGGAGAGGTAACGGGGCTTGGCGATGTGCGACTCGCGGGTCAGCTCCTCCAGGGGGACCAGCGTGCCGGGGGCGACCGCCTCGACCTCGGCCGCGACCCCCAGGTGCCGCGCCAGTTCCCCGCGCAGGGCGGGCGCGACGTCGGGCGCCGCCGACCCCGCCGCCTCCACCCGCACCCGGAGCGTGCCGCGGTCCTCGACCGCCCGCCAGAACAGCACGTCCAGTTCGGGGGGCAGGCGGTACACCGCCTCCTCCACCTGCGAGGAGAACACCCGGCGCCCGTTGAGCACGACGCCCTGCTCCCAGCGCCCCAGCACCCGCACCCGCGGCAGCGCCCAGCCGCACGGGCAGGGCTCGTAGGACAGTTCGACGGCGTCGCCGGTGTCGTAGCGCACCAGCGGCATCGCCTCGCGGAACAGGGTGGTCAGCACGAGCCGCCCGCTGCCCTCGGGCGAGGCGGTGCCGGTGGCGGGGTCCAGGACCTCGGGCAGGTAGCGGTCGGCCCACAGGTGCAGGGTGCCCTCGGGGCACTCGCCGGCCAGGTTGGAGCCGCACTCGGAGTTGCCGTAGCTGACGGTGACGTCGCAGCCCCAGATCCGCGCGATCCGGTCGCGGCGCGCCCGGCTGAGCGGCTCGCCGGTGGCGATCAGCGTCCGCAGCCGGGGGGCGTGGTCGCGGGGCGAGGAGTCCAGCAGCCGGGCGCAGGCGGCCCACAGGAGCGGCTCGGTGGGCAGGGCGGCGGCGACGGTGACCTCCAGGTCGCGCAGCAGGCGCAGGACGCGGGGGTAGGTCATGGCGGTCGAGCGCGCGTCGGCGGGCACGGTGAGCGCGCCCGCCGCCCGCGCCGCGGCGTGGACCTGGTGGCCGATGGTCACCATCGCGTAGGGCACGCGCACGAGCACGGTGTCGGAGTCGCTCAGGTTGTAGCGGCCCCGGCTGAAGCGGTCGAGCATCTCGGCCCAGTCGGCCTCGGTGTGGAAGGAGGCGGTGGCCTGGCCCGGGGAGGTGCCGCTGGACTCGTGGTAGGAGGCCAGCCGTCGGCGCGGCACCGCGACCATGCCGAAGGGGTGGTTCGCGCGCAGGTCGGCCTTGGTGGTGAGGGGCAGGCCGGAGAGGCGGCCCAGGTCCACGGGGGAGACGTCCGGGCCGAACCGGCTGCGGTAGAAGTCGCTGTGCGCGGCCGCGCGCACCACGGCGGGCAGCCGCTCCTGCCATATCGCCCGCAGGCCGTCGAAATCGGACCATTCTCCGATTCGTGGGGGAATGTGCACCATGGGTATTCAATCCTTCTTTTTGGGAAGTTCCGGGGTGCGCGTGAGGGTAATTTAATGAAAATGCTTTGTACTACGGTTACCCCCGGGTGTTGAGGGGAAAACAAAACAATGGAGCCAAGTTCATCCCCCCGCCGGTGCCGCCGGGAAAGGAAAACCCCCTATGGGCTTCAATCTCTGTTATGAGCAACTCATCGGCGGATCCGTCACGGCCTCGGAAGGGGCTCAATTCGCGCTGGCCTGCGTGGTCTGCGGGCGCGCTCCCGGTCGTCTGCTGGCCAACCGCTGCGGCGACTGCGGCGGCGCGATCGACGCCATTCACCCGCTGGAGAACGTGTCCCTGAGCAGCGGGGACAATCCGATCCAGCGCTACTTCGACCTCCTTCCGGTGCGGGACCGGGGCAACGTCATCTGGCTGGGCGACGGCGACACCCCGTGCTTCCGGGCCGAGGGATTCGGACACCGCACCGGAATTCCCGGCCTCGTCCTGAAAGACGAAAGCGCCAATCCCACGCGCAGCACAAAGGACCGAATCGCCTCTGTCGGGCTATCCCGGTTCGCCGAACTCGGTGTCAAGAGATTCGTCATGGCATCGACCGGAAACAGTTCCACCGCCTACGCGCGCGGCGTGCAGTCCGTCACCGGTTTCGAAATGGCGCTCTTCTGCGGGGTGCGGTTCCGCCACCGCCTCAACTACCCCGACCACAGCGCCGTCACCACCTACCTCGTCGAGGGCGACTTCGTCGCCGCCGGCCAGGCCGCCCGCCGCTTCGCCGAGCGCACCGGCGCCCTCTCCGAGGGCGGCTTCTTCAACCTCGCACGGCGCGAAGGGCTGAAACTCGCCTACCTTGAGGCGTTCGACTGGATGGCCGACCCGCCCGACTACGTGTTCCAGGCCGTCAGCAGCGGCATGGGCCTGCTGGGCGCCTACAAGGGCGCCCTGGAGTACCAGCGCCTCGGGCGGCTCTCCCGGCTGCCCCGCTTCGTGGCCGTGCAGCAGTCCAGTTGCGCGCCGATGGCCCACGCCTACGGCGAGGGCGCCGAGGAGATCGCCCCCCGGCACGTCGTGCACGACCCCCGGGGCCTCGCCGAGGCGATCCTGCGCGGCAACCCCGGCCAGACCTACCCCTACATCCGCTACCTGTGCCACAGCACCGGGGGCCGGATCATGGCCGTCGACGACGACGAGATCCGCCGCGCCCGCGCCCTGCTGGAGGACACCGAGGGCGTGGCCGTGTGCCACGCCAGCGCCACCGCCCTGGCCGGAGCGGTGCGCATGCGGCGCGAGGGCGCCCTGCCCGAGGACGCCTCCGTCCTGGTGAACCTCACCGGCGGCGAGCGGATCGGCTGGCCGGTGCCCACCCGCTGCCACGTCGTGGACGCCGAGTTCCCCAGCGGCCCGGTGGAGTGGGGCGGGCCGGGCGCGCCGCCCGCAGGCGCCGCCCCGGCGGGCGGGCAGGAGGGGCGGGACACGTGCGTGCTGTAGCCGTCGTGGGCGCGGGCATCGTCGGCGCCGCCACCGCCTGGAACCTCGCCCGCCGGGGCCTGCGCGTCACGGTCGTGGAGCGCGCGCCGGTGCCGGGGGCGGGCGCCAGCGGCGCCTCCTTCGCCCGTGCCACCGCGTTCGGCCGGGCGCCCCGGGCCTACTTCGAGCTGCGGCACGCGGGCCTGCGCACCCTGGACCGGCTGCGCGAGACCGGCGTGCCCGGCTTCCGCCCCTGCCCCAGCCTGGTCTGGAGCCAGGACGACCCCGCCCTGGCCGAGACCGTCGCCACGGCGCGGCACCGGGGCTACCGCGCCTGCCACCGGCCCTGCGACCAGCTCCCGGTCCCCACCGGGCCGGGCCGCGCCGTGCCCGCCGCGCGGGCGGCCTACCTCCCGGCCGAGGGGTGGGTGGACCTCCCCGCCATGGCGGACTGGATGCTGGCGCGGGCGCGGCGCTTCGGCGCCGACATCCGGTTCGGCGGGCGGGCCGCGGGCGTGCGCACCGGCGGCGACGGAGCCGTGCGCGCCCTCGTCCTGGCCGACGGCGGCGCGGTCGAGGCC encodes:
- a CDS encoding NAD(P)/FAD-dependent oxidoreductase, whose protein sequence is MRAVAVVGAGIVGAATAWNLARRGLRVTVVERAPVPGAGASGASFARATAFGRAPRAYFELRHAGLRTLDRLRETGVPGFRPCPSLVWSQDDPALAETVATARHRGYRACHRPCDQLPVPTGPGRAVPAARAAYLPAEGWVDLPAMADWMLARARRFGADIRFGGRAAGVRTGGDGAVRALVLADGGAVEADTVVNAAGAQADQVARLVGGPLVLAPSAGLLAEVPLARELDAMLLAPDVSIRPAGPNAALLRSDAVDARLGAAPSAALVAELAAELVDRAAAVLPELAGARPAATRVGVRAFPADGYPSVGFLSGVPGYYEAVTHSGATLGPLLGRLAAEEIASGHRSRLLAPYTPDRFGGSAVPDQGAGIVPAHT
- a CDS encoding helix-turn-helix domain-containing protein — translated: MDDEFEAVLGAVGPRLRALRRRSGATLAALSKATGISVSTLSRLESGRRRPGLDLLLPLARAYRMPLDDLVGAPAAADPRLYPRPFTHNGMAVVPLTRGPGGLQAFKRVLPAGPSDRAPGPRSHEGHHWLCVLSGRLRLGLGDRHLVLAAGEAAEFDTRLPHWFDNAGPRPVELLSVVGPQGERFRVRARHRPA
- a CDS encoding class I adenylate-forming enzyme family protein; this encodes MTPFIAELERDRDRVVLHDRRGGLTAGQALDTIRRLARALAGLGHGPGRIAALIGSMTSRLHLLAHAVELTGGGQVEIPDTLPFADQAGLIAECGACLAIADPGGVRRTRLPDLAALPGVRLLTLGPGPGTDLLGTAAALSAAPFPPRARPGDPNRITLTGGTTGRAKPVLRRFRAGPPRTAPGVRELLAGGAPPRLLKTGRLTGLGRALGDAAVAAGGRLITLPGFDPPEVAAVLAEQKATHLVLSPYELRLLLDHLDGSAARRFPHLRSVLSATAATSPALLSRAVDRFGPIVRAGYGQTEAGSVARLEPEDYADGSFEVRRSAGRPLPGVRVEVRDPRGRPREPGERGEIWVHSPRLTTEYWRRPEATAHALRDGWLRTGDVGFLDADGLLTLLGRASDAMEIAGEVVFAAEVDSWLQEHPAVLESATFDVPDSTGGATLHTAVVTAPGAAAEAGAPELRAWLSRRLDPRRVPSSVLFVPHIPLTYANEPCRDTLRKWHAAG
- a CDS encoding threonine synthase encodes the protein MGFNLCYEQLIGGSVTASEGAQFALACVVCGRAPGRLLANRCGDCGGAIDAIHPLENVSLSSGDNPIQRYFDLLPVRDRGNVIWLGDGDTPCFRAEGFGHRTGIPGLVLKDESANPTRSTKDRIASVGLSRFAELGVKRFVMASTGNSSTAYARGVQSVTGFEMALFCGVRFRHRLNYPDHSAVTTYLVEGDFVAAGQAARRFAERTGALSEGGFFNLARREGLKLAYLEAFDWMADPPDYVFQAVSSGMGLLGAYKGALEYQRLGRLSRLPRFVAVQQSSCAPMAHAYGEGAEEIAPRHVVHDPRGLAEAILRGNPGQTYPYIRYLCHSTGGRIMAVDDDEIRRARALLEDTEGVAVCHASATALAGAVRMRREGALPEDASVLVNLTGGERIGWPVPTRCHVVDAEFPSGPVEWGGPGAPPAGAAPAGGQEGRDTCVL
- a CDS encoding phenylacetate--CoA ligase family protein; its protein translation is MVHIPPRIGEWSDFDGLRAIWQERLPAVVRAAAHSDFYRSRFGPDVSPVDLGRLSGLPLTTKADLRANHPFGMVAVPRRRLASYHESSGTSPGQATASFHTEADWAEMLDRFSRGRYNLSDSDTVLVRVPYAMVTIGHQVHAAARAAGALTVPADARSTAMTYPRVLRLLRDLEVTVAAALPTEPLLWAACARLLDSSPRDHAPRLRTLIATGEPLSRARRDRIARIWGCDVTVSYGNSECGSNLAGECPEGTLHLWADRYLPEVLDPATGTASPEGSGRLVLTTLFREAMPLVRYDTGDAVELSYEPCPCGWALPRVRVLGRWEQGVVLNGRRVFSSQVEEAVYRLPPELDVLFWRAVEDRGTLRVRVEAAGSAAPDVAPALRGELARHLGVAAEVEAVAPGTLVPLEELTRESHIAKPRYLSSADDGSPGLSYPASAAAPRPHASSEGARR